ACAGTGGTCAGCGCTGCATGAACGTCCGCATGTACGGATGGGAAGTCGACGCCAGCTACGGTGAGCTTCTGGATCGCTACGACATTGACGCCTTGGACATTCTGACCGCCCAGGTCGGTGAGGTGGCGGCGTTCGACGACCTGCAGGCCGAGCGTGGCGGCAAGAGCGGGCGTCACGATGGCGTCGGAGCTGGTTCCGGTGTCGATGATGAAGGTGAACGGTCCCTTGCCGTTGATCATGACTTTGACAAATGGGACTCCGTGCCGTAGTTCGAGCGGAGCGGAGGTGGCTCCTTTCGCGGGCGCGTAGGAATGCGGTGATGAGGATTGAGTTGACGGTTCCCCGGCGCCGCAGATCACGGAGGAAACTGCGATCGTCGCCCAGGCAAAGAAATCCCGCAAGCGCGGATGCTTCATCGCGTTCCTTTCACGACATGATTTATGAGATTTTCTTTATACGTACTCTTCACCATTTTGTACTTCTTCATACAACTCCGTCAATTTTTATTTACATAACGATGTATTCATTGAACTTATTTTTATTTATTTCTGCACTTTTCTGAAGTTTGTTTGCAAATGCAACTATGCCGTTTTGGACGCGAGGATATCTCCGGAAAACAGAACGGCCTGCCGAGGGATGCCCGGCAGGCCGTTGCGCTTGCTTGTTTTCGATTGGATTTCTACTCGACCGCGGTGAGACTGCCCTCCAGAGGCGTCGACTCGGAGGAGTCTCCGACGTGGATCAGGAACTTGCCGGGGTCCATCTTCCAGTTCTTCGCGGACTCATCCCAGTAGGAGAAGGATCGCGCATCTAGATTGAGCGTGACATGTTTTGTTTCTCCGGGCGCGAGCCTGACTTTCTCGAAACCCTTCAATTCACGCTCGGGACGCTTCACTTTTGCGCCAGGTTCGGAGACATATAGTTGCGCAACTTCCGCGCCAGCCACGCTGCCGGTGTTGGTCACATCGAAGCTGACGGAGGCCGTGCCGCCGACCTTCACCGTTTGGGGTACGACAAGGTTTGCAAACGAAAACGTCGTGTAGCTTAGGCCGTATCCGAAGGGATAGAGCGCGTGTTTGCCGGTGGTTGTCCAATAGCGGTAGCCCACCATCAGACCGTCTTTGTAGTGGACGTGCTGCAGGCCGTCGGCTTCCTTGTGCGAGTAGTAATAGTCGTACGAGGGATTTTCCTTCCAGTCGCGGTCGAAGGTGACGGGGAGTTTGCCTTCGGGGTTTTGTTTACCGAGCAGGACTTCGGCGATCGCGGTTCCGCCCTCCTGACCAGGGTAGTAAGTCATGAGCAAAGCTGGAACCTTGTCGAGCCAGCGGTGTGTATCGACTGCGCCGCCGCCGGTCAGTGTGACCACAGTCTTCGGATTGGCCGCGGCGATGGCTTCAATGAGAGCATCCTGGCCCCAGGGCAACTCGAAGGTGCGATCATAGCCTTCGCTCTCCGTGTCGGCATCGAAGCCGATGGAGAGCACGACCGCGTCCGCTGTCTTCGCAAGGCGGAGTGCGTCGTCGGAGACAAGGCTGGACTCGGGAGCGAGACCCAAGGCGAGGCGCACGCCGGGAGTAAACGGCACGTAGTCGGCCACGATGTGAATGGGTTGACCAGCGGTAAGGTCGATGGTTGTGGAGAGCGGAATCTGGCCCTCGCGATGGGGTTGATCGAGGAGTTGCTTGCCATCGACTTTGACGGTGAAGGAGTCTTCGCCGGATGCGGCGGCTAAGAGGAGATATCTGCCACTCTTCTCTGGCTTGTAAGTTGCGGTGTAGCGCAGGCTGCGTGGATTAGGATCTGTTGCATCCCACATTGCCTGCTTCAGATCATTGATCTGTCTCTGATGGCTTTCTTCTGCTTTACCGGAAAACTCGTGATTGGCGAAGGTTTCCACGCGTACATCGCCATCGAAGTTTGTGTTGCCGAAGATATCCGCTACGGTCGGCAGACCGCGCGCGTAGACAACGTTGGCACCTGACTGCGCAGCGAGATTGCTCAGGCCGGTGAGGATACTGACCGGATCAAATGCCTGCGCCTGCGACGAACCACCGCCGCCGGTAACTGCCGGCCAGGCGTCAGGTCCGATGACTGCAATGGTCTTGACCTTGCCCGGATCGAGCGGGAGGATATGTCCCTCGTTTTTGAGCAGGGTGAGGCTTTCGCGCGCGCCTGCGAGAGCCGCTGCGCGATCGGCGATCGAGTAAGTGGAAAGCGAGTCGACGTACTGAGAATGTGCGTCGGGGCCAATCCAGTTATAACGCAGAGCTACGCGGAGCAGGCGCAGTATCTTGTCGTCGATGGTCGATTCTTTCACCTTGCCGGACTGCACCGCGGGCAGCAGTTCTTTCTTGTTCATGAACTTGGCATAGGGCATTTCTAGATCGAGGCCGTTATTGGCTGCGCCGACGCCATCGTAAGTCGCGTCCCAGTCGGACATAAGAAGGCCTTGAAAGTTCCATTCACCTTTGAGGACCTTGAGATTCAGGAACTCATTCTGCGTGGCGTGAACGCCGTTGAGCAGATTGTAGGAGTCCATGACCGCTGTGACCTTGGCTACTTTGACGGCGGCCTCAAATGCCGGGAGATACAGCTCGCGCAGAGTGCGTTCATCCACATCGGAACTTACATTGTGGCGATCGTACTCTTGATTGTTCGCGGCGAAGTGCTTCACAGTTGCGCTCACGCCCTGGGACTGCACGCCTTCGATGTAAGGAACCGCAAGGTGAGCATTGAGAAACGGGTCTTCGGATAAGTACTCGAAGTTGCGGCCGTTGACAGGCGAGCGCGCGATGTTGACACCGAGGGCCAGCAGGAAATGCACGCCGCGAGCACGGGCGTCGCGGCCGAGTCCTTCGCCTACCTGGCGGGCGACGTCCGGGTCCCAGGTAGCGGCGAGTGCAGCACCACCGGCGTAGGCCGTGGTCGGCCCAAAGGTCCGGACGCCGAGCGGTCCATCCGACATTTTGAGGCGCGGCAGGTCGACAGACGGGATCGCCTGGGTGTACATGCCGTCCGTTCCGCCGAGCAGATCGATTTTCTGTTCGAGGGTAAGTTTGGCCAGGATGGCGTGGGCGCGGGCTTCGATCTCCGGCGAGTCTGGAACCGGCCCGGAGATGGTTGATTGTGCAAGCAGCATGGAGCCGCGTTGTCCGGCTGGAAACAGACTCGAAGCCAGCAGCACAACGGCGAGAACCATTCGAAAAATCGTTTGAGTAGAGGTGTTACGTGATATCCGCATGTCCGCAAGAAGCGTAAACCTCTGGGCCGTCGGTTGGCAAAGATTTCCGGAGGAAAACAGTCTTGTGAAATTGGGATGAGAAGGATCCAGGTATCTGCACTTTCGCCGCATTCGGTCCCATATCTACGCTTTGACTTCGCATTTGATTCGGCTGTCTAAGCCCCAGGTTCGAGTACGGCTGACATAGCCGGAATATAACGCGGAGCCTTCGTCTGTATTTCCCTTCTGAATTCCCTGGATAAGTGGTCTGTTTTGAGTAGTCCTGATAAAGGAGGGTTATCCAGCGATGCTGGAATTGCGCTATATATGCTGTTTCGCGAGGCTTTTTCCATTGCATTTTTAATGCAATTGTCACTATGCTTACGAATGGAACCCACCAAACCAGCATTCTGTCGTAGCGGTAAATACCCAGAAAAGTATTAATCCCGCTATGTGCGCGCTTGCGCACTGGCAGTATCGCATCCGATTACCACTCTTTTCCGGAACGCGAACAGGAGCTACACACCCTGAAGTTTTTTGGAGGAAGCACGCATGAAGCTAAGTGGTTTTCGCAGTTTCCGCAGTTCCCCTGGCATAGCAACTATGTTGCTTGCCTTGTTGTCGGCACTTCCAATCAGTGCCGGGGCTCAGACGTTTCGCGGCGCCATCAACGGCACGGTAACAGATCCGTCAGGCGCGGTCGTGGCCGGTGCGACGGTGGAAGCTGTGGAGACAGCTACCAACGCATCGCACAAATCCATCACCTCAAGCGCAGGTGAGTTTGCCTTCCCCGATATGCCGGTCGGCAGCTATACCGTCTCTGTCACCGCTTCCGGATTCAAACCCGAAAAGATCGACCAGGTACCTGTATCCGCAGGCGCTACTTATGCCCTTCCTGTAAAACTTGGCGTGGCTTCCGCTGGCGAAACGGTGGAAGTTACGGCCAATTCACTTGCGGTCGATACGGTCACGGATACGCAATCGACGACGCTACCTGAGACAGTTGTGCAGAACTTACCCAACAGCGGTCGCGACTTTACGCAGATGCTGGCTCAGACTCCTGGATTTGCAGGACTTTCGACCGGCGGCGGCGGGGGCTACGCCAGCGTCAACGGAACCCGCACCAACTCAGTGAACTGGCAAATTGAGGGCACGGACAACAACGATCTCTGGTGGAATATCCCTGCTGTCAACCAGGGCGGAGTTTCGGCGATCGCAGGCGTCATTCTTCCTATCGACGCCATCGAGAACTTCTCCTTTGTGACTGCCGGTACGACCGATCTTGGCCGTAACTCGGGCGGCACAGCTAACCTTACGATCAAGTCCGGCACCAACGGCCTGCATGGATCGGCCTACTATTACAACCACAACGAGTTCTTCCAGCACTCCAATCCGTTTACCGGAGCGACAACGGAAACTCGCAATCAGCATTACGGTTTTTCGGTTGGTGGTCCAATTGTCAAAGATAGGCTGTTCTTCTTTCTGGCTGGGGAACATCAAGCGTTTCTGATCGGTGCGCAAGCAAAGGCGACTGAGCCTTCGGCCGCTTATCAAACCGAGGCTTATGCGATTCTGGATGCCTACGGCGTGCCGCACAATGCTGTCGCAGCAAATCTTTTGAACGGTAACGGCAGCCTGCCTGCACTATGGCCGGCGGTTGCATTGACCGGATCTGCGAATACCGATAACTACACGTCCACCGGCAATCTCACCGGGCACAGCTTCAACGGAATCGCCAAGCTCGACTATCAGCTCTCCCCGAGGGACCACATCGCGGCGAACTGGTTTGTCGGCCAGGGAACTCAGACGGCTCCGACTTCGTCTGAGCTGTACTACTACTTTGAAAATGCGCCTATTCATGTACAGAACTACTCTCTGGTAGAGAACCACGTCTTTTCGCCAAGCATCACTAACCAGATTTCTGCCGGTGTCAGCTACTTCAATCAGGCCTTCAGCGATGCCAATACAGCCCTCGATCCAATCGGGCTGGGATTGAATACCGGAGTTACCGATCCGGCACTGGGAGGCGCTCCGCATCTGATCATCGGTCCAACGGGCGCAAGCTCTGGACTGACCGCGGGCGGAAGCGGGTTCGATCCACTTGGCGTGACTCCGCCCGAAGGTAGAAACGACATTACCGGGCATCTCGATGAAAACCTGAGCTGGATCAAGGGGGCTCACCAGATGCACTTTGGCGGCGAGTTCCGTCAGGCGCAGGTCGACGACTTTTACCAAACAGGCGAACGCGGCACGATTTACTTTGATGGAACGCAGGGACCATGGAATGCTACCGGTACAGCGTGCGCAAATCTACAGACCGTCACTCCGAGTGCAACTACGCTGGCAGCGCTTACCTCGGACCCGAATGCGTACTTTCTGGCGGACTTCCTAGCCGGATGTTTTGACCCGACTAACTCCGAAAACGTAGTCGGTGATCCTAAGCGTCAGGTCTTCGTCAACACTTTCTCGCTCTCCGGACAGGATCAATGGGAAGTGGCGAAGAACCTGAGCCTGAACTTTGGCGTCCGGTACGACTATGAAGGTCCGGTGCACTCGGACGAACCGAATCTTTCCATCTTCGATCCATCTCTTCCCTCTGGCCTTGCCGTGGCCGGTAAGGATGTGGCGAATATCTATCCGAAGTTCTGGGGCGGCGTGAGCCCTCGGATCGGATTCGCCTATCAGCCTTACAGGAACGACAGGACGGTGATCCGAGGCGGTTACGGCCTGTATTACGACTCCATCTACATGAAGTCGATTCTGGAGAACAATGGCGCACAGAACATCTCGGTCTTCGGTCCTGGACAAAACCCGGCCGGATCGGAACAGGTTGTACAGGCACCCGGTCTTGCGAACACAGTGATCCAATCGGGTACTCCGATCTTCGAATCCTATGCCGATGCGCTCAACGGGCAGGGCGTGGTGAAGATCTCCACCTTCGATCCCCACTTCCGTCCCGCCTACACACAGGAGTTTGACTTTAATATTCAGCAGAGCCTGACTCCTTCGGTCATCTTCCAGCTTGGGTATGTAGGAACCAAGGGAACCCATCTGCTCGGATTGTTCGACATCAACCCGGCGCTCCCAGGCTCCGCTGTTCAGGCGAACCCGAACCTGACGCGCCCTTACTACAGCCAGTTCCCTAACTTCTCGGTGATTGACGAGGCCCGCAGTAACCTGGGCTCGATTTACAGCTCCTTGCAAAGTTCGCTGCGTATTCAGAACTATCACCATCTGACTGCGCAACTGGCTTATACCTGGGGTCACGCGTTGGACTATGAGACTGGCTTCCTGCCATATGTTCCGCAGGACCCCGCAAACGAGAAGGGGGAATACGGCAATTCCGACTTTGATGTGAGAAACACGGTAACCGGCTATCTGGATTACAGCATTCCGACATTCGGTCACACGAACCGGCTGGTGAAGGGTTGGGAGATCAACTCCGGATTCTCCTTCCACGGTGGCGAGCCCTTCACGGTTGTATCTGCCTCCAACCCGAGCAACAACGGAGAAGGCGCCGACCGTGCGGTTCAGGTGATTGCCAATCCGACTGCCGGCGTCTCCCACTCCATCGTGAACGGCGTCGTTCAGTGGTTTCAACCCAACGCGTTTGTCGATGAACCGGAGACAACCACGGTAGGTCCTGCGGGCCCGAATACTTATTCGCCTACACGCCGAGGCCAGAACTACAACCCCGGCTACAACTCCGTGGATGTTTCGTTTATCAAGACGACGCAGATCAAGGAGCGGGTCAGCGCGCAGTTCCGCGCTGATGTATTCAATATCTTCAATCGCACCAACTACGAGCCGGTTGGCCTTCCAAGCGCTGGAGAATCCGGCGCGATTGGTTCAACCATCGGGGTGTACCTTGGCAACCCGGGAATCGGACCCGGCGAACCTTTGAATGCTGAGTTTGCCTTGAAGATTCTCTTCTAGCCAGCCGGGATAATCCGGTAATCAACGAGCGGTGTCCGGCGAACCGGACGCCGCTTTGTTTTGTCTTATGTCCGTAACTCGCCAGATGAAACAAGAAGGCCCTGCCACGATAGCAGGGCCTTTTCCGTGCTTGCTGAGCAGTTACGAGAGGTAGGCGAAGGGCGTTTCCCTCATGCGCTCGTGGATCGGTTGAGGTTCCAGGCCGGCGGTTGATCCGCTCATCACTTCCTTGAAGGTCTTCTGGAAGACGGCCATCTCTTCGCGGGAGCCGACGGTGACGCGAACGCAGTTGGGCCATGCCGGCCAGATGCGCCCTATGTAGACATCCTTCTGGGCCATGGCGGCGTAGACCTCTTTACCGGGGCGGCGAACGTCGAGCATGAAGCAGTTGCTCACGGACGGCGTGGCATGGTAGCCCTCGCTCTTGAGCCACGCGAGATTTTCGGCGCGAATTTCGCCGATGAGCTTCTTGCGGGTGGGCACCAGATCGGTATCGATGAGACTGGCTTTGGCTGCGGCAATGGCGGTGATGGGCATGGAGTTCTGGCCTCCGAAGGTGGCGATCTGCTTCAGCAGGTCGGGGCGTCCGATGGCGAAGCCCATGCGAATGCCAGCCATTCCGTAGAGCTTCGAGAAGGTGCGCAGAACAATCACATCCTTGCCGTCCTTGACGAAATCAAGCGACGGTTGGGCATCGGAGAGGTGAATATAGGCCTCGTCGATCAGGATGACAGTTCCCTTCGGAGCTTTGGAGACCAGATACTCGACATCCTCGCGACTGGTGACCGTGCCGGTCGGATTGTTGGGATTGCAGAGGTAGATAACACCCGGTGTGGTCGATGCGGCCAGCATGGCCTTCACATCGTGCGTGGCGGCGCCTTTGGGATCGAGCAGCGGAACTTTGATGATGGGAGCGCCGGAGATATTCGCAGCCCACATCGGAGCTTCATAGCCTGGATCAGCGATTACGAGTGGCTTGTCCTTGGAGGTAAAGGCCAGCACGGTGAAATGCAACGGCTCACTGGAGCCGGCATAGACATCGACATAGCTGGGATCGAAGCCTTCCATTTTGGCGAAGGTCTCGCCGAGTTCCATCTGCATGGGGAACTCGTAGCGGCCGCCTTTGGGGATAATCTCGGCAATCGCCTTGCGCGCGGACTCCGATGGGCCGAGGGGATTCTCGTTGGCGTCGATGTGGATGCCTTTGTTCGGATCGGCAAATTTAGGACGCTGGGCGAAAGCGAGGCGGGATTCAGTTAGGACGGGGACCGAGGCGAGAGCCGAAGTGGCTGCGGCGATACGCAGGAAGTTACGGCGAGACAGGCCGCTACAGGCGACAGGATCGAGAATGGGAGTTTGCATCGATGTGACTCCTGAAAGACAAGATAGGTGAAATAGAGCGCAGAGGGGGCGCGGAGGCGTGGCCTGACAGAAAGGACGGAACAGGTTGGACTGGTTCCATACTTCAAGGTAGCGTTAGATGGCAAGTATGACAAGAAGGAAATCGGAAAGAACTTCCAAGCGGCGGAATCTCGTGCTAGTCTTGGTGCGGTAAACGATTTCCCGAACAGAAACGGGCCTCGAAATGGCCCTCCAGGGGAGCGATCATCCGCAAGTTCTTTCTCTCGTCGCAAGTTGGAAATGGTTTTCGCGGGGGCCGAGGCACGGATACGCGATCGGCACCTCATTTCGCTTGACAGGTATGCAGGTAAACCCATTTACTAAGACGGCGTCTCCGGCTATCCGGAACAAATCGCTCCCACGCAGGTGATCGAATGCTTCAGTTCGGAATGACCTCAAACCTCGCCAGCGGCGTGCTGTCTCAGGCAGCAGCCGTTTTCCTGGCAAACGGTGCGCCTTCGCTGGCCCACCTGGGCCTGCTCGACATCGCGGTGATCGCGATTTACTTCGTGATGGTCATCTGGATCGGCTATTACCTGAAATCGAAGGCAAGTACCAGCGAAGAATTCTTCATGGCCGGCCGCGAAATGACGGCATGGATCGCCGGGTTGAGCTTCGTCTCCGCCAACCTGGGCTCGCTGGAACTGATGGGCTGGGCCGGCTCGGCGTACCAGTACGGCATTCTGGCTGCGCACTGGTACTGGATCGGCGCGATTCCCGCCATGCTGTTTCTGGGCATGGTGATGATGCCCTTCTACTACGTCTGTAAGACCCACTCGGTGCCGGGGTATCTCAAGATGCGCTTCGGGCAGGCGTCGAGCGTGGTGGCGGCTTTCTCGTTCGCGTTCATGACCGTCCTGATGAGCGGGGTGAACATGTTCGCCATGGCCGAGGTGATGAAGGTCGTGTTGGGCTGGGACCTGAACTTTTCGATCATCGTCTCTTCAGTGGCCGTCGCGGCTTATGTGGCCCTGGGAGGGTTGCGCTCGGCGATCTTCAACGAGGTGCTGCAGTTTGTGCTTATCTGGGGCGGGGCGCTGCTGGTGCCGATCCTGGGCCTGATCGAAGCAGGCGGCTGGACAGGGCTGAAGACGAAGATCGCGCACAATATCGCGACGGGCGCGATCCCGATGGGCGACTACACACACATGTGGCGCAGCATGGGCCACTTTCAGGACAATCCGATGGGCGTGCACTGGACGGGCATCGTCTTCGGTCTCGGATTTGCCATCAGCTTCGGTTACTGGACCACCGATTTTCTTGTCGTCCAGCGCGTTCTTGCCGCTAACAGCCTGCGCTCAGCGCGGATGGCTCCGATTATCGGCTCCTTTTTCAAGATGGCCGTGCCCTTTATCGTGATTCTGCCCGGCCTGCTTGGCCTGGTCGTCCTGCAGAACCCGGACGGCAGCCTGATGAAGTTGGTTGGCGAAGACATAGTGAAGGCTAATCCGGCTGCGGGCCTGCACAGTTACAACGAAGTATTGCCGCTGATGCTGGTGCGCTATTGCAGCCCCGGCCTGCTAGGACTTGGAATCACAGCGCTGATTGCCGGATTCATGAGCGGCATGGCAGGCAATGTAAGCGCCTTTTCCGCGGTATGGACCTACGATATCTACCAGCCGCTGATCAACAAGAGAGCGAAGGACGAGCACTATGTCGCCGTCGGACGCTGGGCAACGATTCTTGGCGTGATCATTTCGATCTTTGCGGCCTACATGGTGATGAATGCCAAGGGCATTATGGACTACGTGCAGGCGCTCTTCAGCTTCTTTATTGCGCCGCTGCTGGGCGCTGTGCTGATGGGCATGTTCTGGAAGCGGGCCACGGCGGCAGGCGGTTTCTGGGGGCTGCTGACAGGCACGCTAACTTCGATTGGGCTGTTTGCGTGGGTGAAGGCAGACCCTTCGGCTCTGCGTTATGTGGCCTTATCGCCCTATGCGAAGGACATGGCAGAGAATATGTACCGCGCGCTTTGGTCGATCAGCGTGACCTTCATCGTGATCTTTGTCGTCAGTATGTTTGGCAAGGCGCGTCCGGTCGCGGAGTTGGATGGCCTTGTATACGGCGCTACCAAGATTCCGAAAGAAGAGCCGGTTCCCTTCTATAAGAATGAGTGGTACTGGGCAGCCGTGGCCATCGTGGCGTTTGTCGGTCTTCAAATCATGTTCTGGTAAGGAGAGAAAAGATGAAATCTACGGATATCTCAATCTGGTTTTTTATCGGCGTGCTCCTGACCATCTACGGGGTACTGATCCTGGGCTATGGGCTGTGGGAACTGATTACGGGCAACGTTGCTAATGTGGTTCTGGCCAATCTTCATGCGCCTGTGTGGTGGGGAGCTATCATGCTTGCGCTCGGGATCTTTTATTCGGTGCGGTTTCGTCCGGGCAAGGAGATTTGACCGGGTACTTTAGCGGAGAGTGAGACTCGGCCAGCGCTGACGGCTCATCGATCCGAAACGATCAGTAATCACTCCTCAACAAGTAATCAAACAATCAGATCGAATGAGACAGTCTCAATGACAAGGAGCAATTGAAATGGCAGCGCAAAGGACAATGACCTACGGTGTGGTGGTAGGCAATCGCGGATTCTTCCCGGACCATCTTGCGAAGACGGGACGTGAAGAGATTATTACGGCGATTGAAGCGGCAGGAGCCAAGGCAATCGTGCTGACGGCACAGGAATCGAAGTTTGGCGCGGTTGAGACGTTTGCCGAAGCACAGCGCTGCGCTGAGCTTTTCAAGAAACACGCCGAGGAGATCGATGGCATCATCATCACGCTGCCCAACTTTGGCGACGAGCGCGGAGTAGCGGATGCGTTGCGTCTCTCCGGCCTCAAGGTACCCGTGCTGGTGCAGGCTACGCCCGATAAGAGCGATGCGATGACCATCGCTACGCGGCGGGACAGCTTCTGCGGAAAGATGAGCGCCTGCAACAACCTGATGCAGTACGGGATTCCCTACTCGCTGACTACGCTGCACACAGAGGCTCCGGCTTCGCCTGAGTTCAAGGCGGATCTGGAGTGGTTTGGCGCGGTCTGCCGCGTTGTGAAAGGGCTCAAGAACCTGCGCATCGGCTCCATAGGCGCGCGTCCCCAGGCATTCAACACCGTCCGCTACTCCGAACGCATTCTGGAAACCAGCGGCATCTCGGTCATTCCGATCGATCTTTCTGAAATCCTAGGCCGCATCAACAAGATGGGCGATATGGACGATGCCGCGCAAGCCAAGCTGGCGGCGATCAAGAGCTATGTCACGACCTCCGGCATTCCCGATGCCGCGCTGCTCAAGATGTCCAAGCTGGGCGCGGTGATCGATGGCTGGATGAAGGAAGTCGCGGTGACGATCTCCGCGGTGCAGTGCTGGACTTCGCTGGAGGAGTATTTCGGCGTTGTGCCCTGCACCATCATGAGCATGATGTCCAACGACCTGATTCCATCGGCATGCGAGGTGGACGTGCCCGGCACGCTGAGCATGTACATGCTGGCGCTGGCTTCGGGCACACCTTCTGCCCTGCTTGACTGGAACAACAACTACGGCAGCCATCCGGATAAGTGCGTGTGCTTCCATTGCTCTAACCTGCCGAAGCACTTCTTCAAGGAGGTCCGGATGGACTTCCAGGAGATCATCGCCGGGACGGTGGGCAAGGAGAACACATTCGGAACCTGCGTGGGCCGCGTCAAGAGCGGAGCGATGAGCTATGCACGCTACTCGACGGACGACCGCCGGGGTGTTATTCGCGGGTATGTCGGGCCGGGCCAGTTCACGGACGATCCGCTGACGACCTTCGGCGGAGCCGGCGTTGCGGAGATTCCCAAGCTGCAGAAGCTGCTGAAGTATATCTGCCGCGAGGGCTTCGAGCATCATGTGGCTGCGAACTTCAGTGATGTGTCGAAGGCTGTGCATGAGGCTGCCAGCCGCTATCTGGGTTGGGAGAGCTATTACCATCCCGGGCTTGAGGATTAAGTTGCGGTACGTCTCCCAGGGCGCTGGCGAAATCTGTCAGCGCCCTGTTTTCTTTGTGGGAGATGGAACTGATAGATTGAAGAATATTTGAAGAGGGGAAAGCACTGGATGAGTACGCGAATTCGCAGGAGCCTGGTTGTCAACGACGCTACGCTGGTCACAGAAGAAGCATGGAACGCTGAACTGGAGGCGAAACATAACCAGGTGGTTGAGTGGCTTCGCGCTGAGCGGCTTGATGGGCTTCTGCTCAGACGAAATGAGAATATCGCCTGGCTGACTGGCGGCGCAGTAGAGTTGCGCGTGCTCACTCCAAGCGAGACCGGTGTGGGCGCGTTGCTGGTGACTGACGAGGGCGCGCGCTACTACTTCACCACGGCCAACGAGGCTCCGCGGCTGCA
This sequence is a window from Acidicapsa acidisoli. Protein-coding genes within it:
- a CDS encoding beta-glucosidase, coding for MVLAVVLLASSLFPAGQRGSMLLAQSTISGPVPDSPEIEARAHAILAKLTLEQKIDLLGGTDGMYTQAIPSVDLPRLKMSDGPLGVRTFGPTTAYAGGAALAATWDPDVARQVGEGLGRDARARGVHFLLALGVNIARSPVNGRNFEYLSEDPFLNAHLAVPYIEGVQSQGVSATVKHFAANNQEYDRHNVSSDVDERTLRELYLPAFEAAVKVAKVTAVMDSYNLLNGVHATQNEFLNLKVLKGEWNFQGLLMSDWDATYDGVGAANNGLDLEMPYAKFMNKKELLPAVQSGKVKESTIDDKILRLLRVALRYNWIGPDAHSQYVDSLSTYSIADRAAALAGARESLTLLKNEGHILPLDPGKVKTIAVIGPDAWPAVTGGGGSSQAQAFDPVSILTGLSNLAAQSGANVVYARGLPTVADIFGNTNFDGDVRVETFANHEFSGKAEESHQRQINDLKQAMWDATDPNPRSLRYTATYKPEKSGRYLLLAAASGEDSFTVKVDGKQLLDQPHREGQIPLSTTIDLTAGQPIHIVADYVPFTPGVRLALGLAPESSLVSDDALRLAKTADAVVLSIGFDADTESEGYDRTFELPWGQDALIEAIAAANPKTVVTLTGGGAVDTHRWLDKVPALLMTYYPGQEGGTAIAEVLLGKQNPEGKLPVTFDRDWKENPSYDYYYSHKEADGLQHVHYKDGLMVGYRYWTTTGKHALYPFGYGLSYTTFSFANLVVPQTVKVGGTASVSFDVTNTGSVAGAEVAQLYVSEPGAKVKRPERELKGFEKVRLAPGETKHVTLNLDARSFSYWDESAKNWKMDPGKFLIHVGDSSESTPLEGSLTAVE
- a CDS encoding TonB-dependent receptor, encoding MKLSGFRSFRSSPGIATMLLALLSALPISAGAQTFRGAINGTVTDPSGAVVAGATVEAVETATNASHKSITSSAGEFAFPDMPVGSYTVSVTASGFKPEKIDQVPVSAGATYALPVKLGVASAGETVEVTANSLAVDTVTDTQSTTLPETVVQNLPNSGRDFTQMLAQTPGFAGLSTGGGGGYASVNGTRTNSVNWQIEGTDNNDLWWNIPAVNQGGVSAIAGVILPIDAIENFSFVTAGTTDLGRNSGGTANLTIKSGTNGLHGSAYYYNHNEFFQHSNPFTGATTETRNQHYGFSVGGPIVKDRLFFFLAGEHQAFLIGAQAKATEPSAAYQTEAYAILDAYGVPHNAVAANLLNGNGSLPALWPAVALTGSANTDNYTSTGNLTGHSFNGIAKLDYQLSPRDHIAANWFVGQGTQTAPTSSELYYYFENAPIHVQNYSLVENHVFSPSITNQISAGVSYFNQAFSDANTALDPIGLGLNTGVTDPALGGAPHLIIGPTGASSGLTAGGSGFDPLGVTPPEGRNDITGHLDENLSWIKGAHQMHFGGEFRQAQVDDFYQTGERGTIYFDGTQGPWNATGTACANLQTVTPSATTLAALTSDPNAYFLADFLAGCFDPTNSENVVGDPKRQVFVNTFSLSGQDQWEVAKNLSLNFGVRYDYEGPVHSDEPNLSIFDPSLPSGLAVAGKDVANIYPKFWGGVSPRIGFAYQPYRNDRTVIRGGYGLYYDSIYMKSILENNGAQNISVFGPGQNPAGSEQVVQAPGLANTVIQSGTPIFESYADALNGQGVVKISTFDPHFRPAYTQEFDFNIQQSLTPSVIFQLGYVGTKGTHLLGLFDINPALPGSAVQANPNLTRPYYSQFPNFSVIDEARSNLGSIYSSLQSSLRIQNYHHLTAQLAYTWGHALDYETGFLPYVPQDPANEKGEYGNSDFDVRNTVTGYLDYSIPTFGHTNRLVKGWEINSGFSFHGGEPFTVVSASNPSNNGEGADRAVQVIANPTAGVSHSIVNGVVQWFQPNAFVDEPETTTVGPAGPNTYSPTRRGQNYNPGYNSVDVSFIKTTQIKERVSAQFRADVFNIFNRTNYEPVGLPSAGESGAIGSTIGVYLGNPGIGPGEPLNAEFALKILF
- a CDS encoding pyridoxal phosphate-dependent aminotransferase → MQTPILDPVACSGLSRRNFLRIAAATSALASVPVLTESRLAFAQRPKFADPNKGIHIDANENPLGPSESARKAIAEIIPKGGRYEFPMQMELGETFAKMEGFDPSYVDVYAGSSEPLHFTVLAFTSKDKPLVIADPGYEAPMWAANISGAPIIKVPLLDPKGAATHDVKAMLAASTTPGVIYLCNPNNPTGTVTSREDVEYLVSKAPKGTVILIDEAYIHLSDAQPSLDFVKDGKDVIVLRTFSKLYGMAGIRMGFAIGRPDLLKQIATFGGQNSMPITAIAAAKASLIDTDLVPTRKKLIGEIRAENLAWLKSEGYHATPSVSNCFMLDVRRPGKEVYAAMAQKDVYIGRIWPAWPNCVRVTVGSREEMAVFQKTFKEVMSGSTAGLEPQPIHERMRETPFAYLS
- a CDS encoding sodium:solute symporter family protein, with the translated sequence MLQFGMTSNLASGVLSQAAAVFLANGAPSLAHLGLLDIAVIAIYFVMVIWIGYYLKSKASTSEEFFMAGREMTAWIAGLSFVSANLGSLELMGWAGSAYQYGILAAHWYWIGAIPAMLFLGMVMMPFYYVCKTHSVPGYLKMRFGQASSVVAAFSFAFMTVLMSGVNMFAMAEVMKVVLGWDLNFSIIVSSVAVAAYVALGGLRSAIFNEVLQFVLIWGGALLVPILGLIEAGGWTGLKTKIAHNIATGAIPMGDYTHMWRSMGHFQDNPMGVHWTGIVFGLGFAISFGYWTTDFLVVQRVLAANSLRSARMAPIIGSFFKMAVPFIVILPGLLGLVVLQNPDGSLMKLVGEDIVKANPAAGLHSYNEVLPLMLVRYCSPGLLGLGITALIAGFMSGMAGNVSAFSAVWTYDIYQPLINKRAKDEHYVAVGRWATILGVIISIFAAYMVMNAKGIMDYVQALFSFFIAPLLGAVLMGMFWKRATAAGGFWGLLTGTLTSIGLFAWVKADPSALRYVALSPYAKDMAENMYRALWSISVTFIVIFVVSMFGKARPVAELDGLVYGATKIPKEEPVPFYKNEWYWAAVAIVAFVGLQIMFW